In a genomic window of Nocardiopsis mwathae:
- the hisN gene encoding histidinol-phosphatase codes for MASYDDDLRLAHVLADAADDISLKHFRALDLKVDTKPDLTPVTEADRAVEDALRGVLSRARPRDAVIGEEFGKTGNSHRVWCIDPIDGTKNYVRGVPVWATMIALLEGDRPVVGLVSAPALNRKWWASKDNGTWSGRSLTKATRCNVSQVSELEDASLSFSELSEWEQQNRLDSFLGLQRSVWRARAYGDFWSHVLVAEGAVDIAAEPELSVWDAAPLPVILEEAGGRATDLHGRDFTDGGALVCTNGRLHDKVLTWLNGGPTPLRAT; via the coding sequence ATGGCGTCCTATGACGATGATCTGCGTCTCGCCCACGTCCTCGCGGACGCGGCCGACGACATTTCGCTCAAGCACTTCCGTGCTCTCGACCTCAAGGTCGACACCAAGCCGGACCTCACCCCGGTGACCGAAGCCGACCGGGCGGTGGAGGATGCGCTGCGCGGCGTGCTCTCCCGCGCGCGCCCTCGGGACGCCGTCATCGGAGAGGAATTCGGCAAGACCGGCAACAGCCACCGCGTCTGGTGTATCGATCCGATCGACGGCACCAAGAACTACGTCCGCGGCGTCCCCGTATGGGCGACGATGATCGCGCTACTTGAGGGCGACCGGCCGGTGGTCGGCCTGGTCTCGGCCCCGGCACTGAACCGGAAGTGGTGGGCGTCGAAGGACAACGGCACCTGGTCCGGGCGCAGCCTCACCAAGGCCACGCGGTGCAACGTCTCCCAGGTCTCGGAGCTGGAGGACGCCTCGCTGTCGTTCTCGGAGCTCTCGGAGTGGGAGCAGCAGAACCGGCTCGACTCCTTCCTGGGGCTGCAGCGATCGGTGTGGCGCGCCCGCGCCTACGGGGACTTCTGGTCCCACGTGCTGGTGGCGGAGGGAGCGGTCGACATCGCCGCCGAGCCGGAGCTGTCCGTGTGGGACGCCGCGCCACTCCCGGTGATCCTGGAGGAGGCCGGCGGCCGCGCCACCGACCTGCACGGCCGGGACTTCACCGACGGCGGGGCGCTGGTGTGCACCAACGGCCGCCTGCACGACAAGGTGCTGACCTGGCTGAACGGTGGGCCGACGCCGCTGCGGGCGACCTGA
- a CDS encoding Clp protease N-terminal domain-containing protein codes for MEKTTPTPHPVRLDELIEAIKGVRSDPLEQLSDAVIAADHLGEVADHLIGHFVDQARRSGASWTDIGRSMGVSKQAAQKRFVPKEPIGPADLDPDQGFRRFTPRARKVVMASQSEAQAAGNTEIRPEHLVLGLLTESEGLAARAIVAQNVTLQAVREAATAALPPAADEVPGLVPFDAQSKKALELTFREALRMGHGYVGTEHILLGLLEVEDGSGVLSGLGIAKAGVEQITRAVADAAAAAFGADAPTSSDRE; via the coding sequence ATGGAGAAAACCACACCCACCCCCCACCCGGTCCGACTGGACGAACTCATCGAGGCGATCAAGGGAGTCCGCTCCGACCCCCTGGAGCAGCTCTCCGATGCGGTCATCGCCGCCGACCACCTCGGCGAGGTCGCCGACCACCTCATCGGGCACTTCGTCGACCAGGCCCGCCGCTCGGGGGCATCGTGGACGGACATCGGCAGGAGCATGGGGGTGAGCAAGCAGGCCGCACAGAAGCGGTTCGTGCCCAAGGAGCCCATCGGCCCCGCCGACCTCGACCCCGACCAGGGCTTCCGCCGCTTCACCCCGCGCGCCCGCAAGGTCGTCATGGCCTCGCAGAGCGAGGCACAGGCGGCGGGCAATACCGAGATCCGCCCCGAGCACCTGGTGCTCGGCCTCCTGACCGAATCCGAGGGGCTCGCGGCGCGGGCGATCGTCGCGCAGAACGTGACACTGCAGGCGGTGCGGGAAGCCGCGACCGCCGCACTGCCGCCGGCGGCCGACGAGGTTCCCGGCCTCGTCCCCTTCGACGCGCAGTCGAAGAAGGCCCTGGAGCTCACGTTCCGCGAAGCCCTGCGTATGGGGCACGGCTACGTCGGCACCGAGCACATCCTGCTCGGCCTGCTGGAGGTGGAGGACGGCTCCGGAGTGCTGAGCGGGCTCGGCATCGCCAAGGCCGGAGTCGAGCAGATCACCCGGGCCGTGGCCGACGCGGCAGCGGCGGCCTTCGGCGCCGACGCGCCCACCTCCTCCGACCGGGAGTAA
- a CDS encoding ABC transporter permease has translation MLRSLIAGLVLAFAGSRANVSRTILSCAGIVVGVASLITVVTAGDVGERFAESYTESNFGVAETFQVDIMGERVTDLDALETDLKRAGATTVSMLHRPEGELRMRAGGRLIDDADTFVVDADLGDIRRINMVAGRWFTEADDTSLAPVVVVNENLASEIGDTAELQIGTGEWVDARVVGIIEATAMDGGWNTAYVLRSAASDPVLFPGGPPDGDTGDFTMLGYTVRTEPGTVTDTEYVERLASASWRWGVERKDSIQVMRSDSAEVMDRMLGYMSLGLFGIAAITLATGMLGVLNVGLVTVRERRRELATYRALGANRFTLFITVVAESVVVSIVAGAVALALCYAGAAAADVYARDLLPSDVTLYVPFQGVLVGLGSAAGVGLLAGIIPAWRALGASVVAGLRE, from the coding sequence TTGCTGCGTTCCCTCATCGCCGGCCTCGTGCTGGCCTTCGCCGGGTCTCGGGCCAACGTGTCCCGGACCATCCTTTCCTGCGCCGGCATCGTCGTCGGCGTGGCCTCCCTCATCACCGTCGTGACCGCGGGGGACGTCGGCGAGCGCTTCGCCGAGTCCTACACCGAGTCCAACTTCGGCGTCGCCGAGACGTTCCAGGTCGACATCATGGGAGAGCGCGTCACCGACCTCGACGCACTGGAGACCGACCTGAAGCGGGCCGGAGCGACCACCGTGTCGATGCTGCACCGGCCGGAGGGCGAGCTGCGGATGCGCGCCGGTGGACGGCTCATCGACGACGCGGACACCTTCGTCGTCGATGCCGACCTCGGGGACATCCGGCGGATCAACATGGTCGCCGGACGCTGGTTCACCGAGGCCGACGACACCTCCCTCGCCCCGGTGGTGGTCGTCAACGAGAACCTCGCCTCCGAGATCGGCGACACCGCCGAGCTGCAGATCGGCACCGGCGAGTGGGTGGACGCCCGGGTCGTCGGCATCATCGAGGCGACCGCCATGGACGGTGGCTGGAACACCGCCTACGTGCTGCGTTCCGCGGCGAGCGACCCGGTGCTGTTCCCCGGCGGCCCGCCGGACGGCGACACCGGTGACTTCACGATGCTCGGCTACACGGTGCGCACCGAACCCGGGACGGTCACCGACACCGAGTACGTCGAGCGGCTGGCCTCGGCCTCCTGGCGGTGGGGGGTGGAGCGGAAGGACAGCATCCAGGTGATGCGCTCCGACAGTGCCGAGGTCATGGACCGGATGCTGGGGTACATGTCGCTGGGCCTGTTCGGGATCGCCGCGATCACCCTGGCGACCGGGATGCTGGGGGTGCTCAACGTCGGGCTGGTGACGGTGCGGGAGCGCCGCCGCGAGCTGGCCACCTACCGGGCACTGGGGGCGAACCGGTTCACGCTGTTCATCACGGTCGTCGCCGAGTCCGTGGTGGTGTCGATCGTCGCGGGGGCGGTGGCACTCGCACTGTGCTACGCCGGCGCCGCCGCGGCCGACGTTTACGCGCGGGACCTCCTGCCGTCCGACGTCACTCTGTACGTGCCCTTCCAGGGCGTCCTCGTTGGCCTGGGCAGCGCCGCGGGCGTGGGCCTGCTGGCCGGAATCATCCCCGCGTGGCGGGCGCTCGGGGCGTCCGTGGTGGCCGGGTTGCGGGAATAG
- a CDS encoding DUF2087 domain-containing protein has protein sequence MSDGEPLRLVRLLSAPERLRVFSALVLGATGSPEIADRAGVPEPDAVRALAQLEQGGLVGRDGADWFARTEELRNVVAAAMTAAAASAPPAARRPPTPVSRSAPRADAVPLTPGPHEPPIACGREEAAVFRAFTRDGRILAMPVQRAKRLVLLDYVARTFEPGVRYTEPEVNAVLRNFHGDHAMLRRHLVDEGFLDRDTAHYWRCGGTVEV, from the coding sequence ATGTCTGATGGAGAACCACTCCGGCTGGTGCGCCTTCTGAGCGCTCCGGAGCGGCTGCGGGTCTTCTCCGCCCTGGTGCTGGGGGCCACGGGCAGTCCGGAGATCGCCGACCGCGCGGGTGTTCCGGAGCCGGACGCGGTACGTGCGCTGGCCCAACTCGAACAGGGCGGGCTGGTCGGGCGCGACGGCGCCGACTGGTTCGCCCGGACGGAGGAGCTGCGCAACGTCGTCGCGGCCGCCATGACCGCCGCCGCTGCCTCGGCGCCACCGGCCGCCCGTCGCCCGCCGACCCCCGTGTCGCGGTCGGCGCCCCGGGCCGACGCGGTGCCGCTGACCCCCGGACCGCACGAACCCCCCATCGCGTGCGGTCGGGAGGAGGCCGCGGTCTTCCGTGCCTTCACCCGCGACGGCCGCATCCTGGCCATGCCCGTGCAGCGCGCCAAGCGCCTGGTGCTGCTGGACTACGTCGCCCGTACCTTCGAACCCGGCGTGCGCTACACCGAACCCGAGGTCAACGCGGTCCTGAGGAACTTCCACGGCGATCACGCCATGCTCCGCCGCCACCTCGTCGACGAGGGCTTCCTCGACCGCGACACCGCCCACTACTGGCGCTGCGGCGGGACCGTCGAGGTGTGA
- the aroA gene encoding 3-phosphoshikimate 1-carboxyvinyltransferase, producing the protein MPTSAPTWPAPTARGPVDATVSLPGSKSMTNRALILAALAETPVVVRRPLRSRDTDLMAAALRALGIGVVEQGADWAVTPAPPRGPAALDVGNAGTVMRFVPPLAALADGDVDFDGDPRARERPVGPLLDALRALGADIDDGGRGALPLVIHGTGALRGGPVTLDASSSSQFVSALLLSGARFGDGVEVRHVGDPVPSQPHLDMTVEMLRAAGVHVDTSVPDVWRVSPGPVKPGEIAVEPDLSNAAPFLAAALVTGGRVTVRDWPRRTTQPGDALRELFTTMGGEVSFAADGLTLRGTGEIRGITADLREVGELTPTIAAVAALASTPSRITGIAHLRRHETDRIAALVREINALGGDAEELPDGLVIRPRPLHGGVFQSYDDHRMATSGAVIGLAVPGVEVEDIATTGKTLPNFPELWAGVTA; encoded by the coding sequence ATGCCGACCTCCGCACCGACCTGGCCTGCTCCTACCGCCCGCGGCCCCGTGGACGCCACGGTCAGCCTGCCCGGATCGAAGTCGATGACCAACCGCGCGCTGATCCTCGCGGCGCTCGCGGAGACGCCCGTCGTCGTCCGACGCCCGCTGCGCAGCCGCGACACCGACCTCATGGCCGCCGCCCTGCGCGCCCTCGGGATCGGCGTGGTGGAGCAGGGGGCCGACTGGGCCGTCACGCCCGCCCCGCCGCGCGGGCCGGCCGCGCTGGACGTCGGCAACGCGGGCACGGTCATGCGGTTCGTCCCGCCGCTCGCGGCACTCGCCGACGGCGACGTCGACTTCGACGGCGACCCGCGGGCGCGCGAGCGTCCCGTCGGTCCGCTGCTGGACGCCCTGCGCGCCCTCGGCGCCGACATCGACGACGGCGGGCGCGGCGCCCTTCCCCTCGTCATCCACGGCACCGGCGCCCTGCGCGGCGGCCCGGTCACCCTGGACGCCTCCAGTTCCTCCCAGTTCGTCTCCGCGCTGTTGCTCAGCGGCGCCCGCTTCGGCGACGGGGTGGAGGTCCGCCACGTCGGCGACCCGGTCCCCTCCCAGCCGCACCTGGACATGACCGTGGAGATGCTGCGGGCCGCCGGGGTTCACGTCGACACCTCCGTCCCCGACGTGTGGCGGGTGTCCCCCGGCCCCGTCAAGCCGGGTGAGATCGCGGTCGAGCCCGACCTGTCCAACGCCGCGCCGTTCCTCGCCGCCGCCCTGGTGACCGGCGGACGGGTCACCGTGCGCGACTGGCCCCGCCGGACCACCCAGCCCGGGGATGCCCTGCGCGAGCTGTTCACCACCATGGGTGGCGAGGTCTCCTTCGCCGCCGACGGCCTGACCCTGCGCGGCACCGGCGAGATCCGGGGGATCACCGCCGACCTGCGCGAGGTCGGTGAACTCACCCCGACGATCGCGGCCGTCGCCGCACTCGCCTCGACCCCGTCGCGCATCACCGGCATCGCCCACCTGCGGCGGCACGAGACCGACCGCATCGCGGCGCTGGTACGCGAGATCAACGCCCTGGGCGGCGACGCCGAGGAGCTGCCGGACGGCCTGGTGATCCGCCCGCGCCCGCTGCACGGCGGCGTGTTCCAGAGCTACGACGACCACCGGATGGCGACCTCCGGTGCCGTGATCGGCCTCGCGGTGCCCGGGGTGGAGGTGGAGGACATCGCGACCACGGGCAAGACACTGCCGAACTTCCCCGAACTGTGGGCGGGGGTCACCGCGTGA
- a CDS encoding HlyD family efflux transporter periplasmic adaptor subunit: protein MKKKSIITAVVVAVILGVAGGGYLWFAQLSPGGGEDLASMEGPDGLDGGGPVPVEHGEISSKVVLDATVRADPADQVKAKRGGKVTRVWVGDDQTVDQGAPIVTLAVPREDADGQGGGDDDGGASAPATTEVTLKAPAKGKVSGLDDLETGDPVETGAVVAEITKDSYRAVAAIPPNDLYQFYDKPKEIKLKIDKGPAAEECEFIGLGEAEKGGASDAGQESGGGGDPFGDSAPDSGGDGSGAELSCRVPSDFTVFPGVKGKMSVITGKSKNALIVPLTAVRGSAEKGEVIVVGSDGSQEVREVELGVSDGTSVEVTKGLTVDDQVLDPVPLDGDFDVPSQAEDPYADEDGEFLGEGF from the coding sequence GTGAAGAAGAAGTCGATCATCACGGCGGTCGTGGTGGCCGTCATCCTGGGGGTCGCCGGGGGCGGCTACCTGTGGTTCGCACAGCTGTCGCCGGGAGGCGGCGAGGACCTCGCCTCGATGGAGGGGCCGGACGGGCTCGACGGGGGTGGCCCGGTCCCCGTCGAGCACGGGGAGATCAGCTCCAAGGTGGTGCTGGACGCCACCGTGCGCGCCGACCCCGCGGACCAGGTCAAGGCGAAGCGGGGCGGGAAGGTCACCCGCGTGTGGGTGGGCGACGACCAGACGGTCGACCAGGGTGCCCCGATCGTGACGCTGGCGGTGCCGCGGGAGGACGCGGACGGGCAGGGCGGGGGCGATGACGACGGCGGGGCATCGGCTCCGGCCACGACCGAGGTCACGCTGAAGGCCCCGGCCAAGGGCAAGGTGAGCGGGCTGGACGACCTGGAGACCGGCGACCCCGTCGAGACCGGGGCCGTCGTCGCCGAGATCACCAAGGACTCCTACCGGGCCGTGGCCGCCATCCCGCCCAACGACCTGTACCAGTTCTACGACAAGCCCAAGGAGATCAAGCTCAAGATCGACAAAGGCCCGGCCGCCGAGGAGTGCGAGTTCATCGGGCTGGGCGAGGCCGAGAAGGGCGGGGCCTCGGACGCCGGGCAGGAGTCCGGCGGTGGTGGGGACCCGTTCGGCGACAGCGCCCCGGACAGCGGCGGCGACGGCTCTGGCGCCGAACTGTCGTGCCGGGTGCCGTCGGACTTCACGGTCTTCCCCGGGGTGAAGGGGAAGATGTCGGTCATCACCGGCAAGTCGAAGAACGCGCTGATCGTCCCGCTGACGGCGGTGCGCGGCAGCGCCGAGAAGGGCGAGGTCATCGTCGTCGGCTCGGACGGCTCCCAGGAGGTCCGCGAGGTCGAACTGGGGGTCTCCGACGGCACCTCGGTCGAGGTCACCAAGGGCCTCACCGTGGATGACCAGGTGCTCGACCCGGTACCGCTGGACGGCGACTTCGACGTGCCCTCCCAGGCGGAGGACCCCTATGCGGACGAGGACGGCGAGTTCCTCGGGGAGGGTTTCTAG
- the rsgA gene encoding ribosome small subunit-dependent GTPase A: MSGGRGYIDEDDIRVRARGGSRPRTRNRPKHEDAREGFVTTVDRGRYRCLVDGRPVVAMKARELGRGSIVVGDRVALVGDLSGRPDTLARVVRVEERRSVLRRTADDTDPVERVIVANADQLVIVCALADPPPQPRFIDRCLVAAYDAGLEPLLCLTKSDLSDPDGVLAIYASLDLPNVVTSLDGDLDDVRGHLAGRTSVLVGSSGVGKSTLVNRLLPDAARAVGDVNPVTGRGRHTSTSAVALPLDGGWIIDTPGVRSFGLAHISPDDVVAGFPDLDEAVVECPSGCPHTEGTPDCALDTWLVEGRLDQARVDSLRRLLSSREGEDNTAPSA; encoded by the coding sequence GTGAGCGGCGGCAGGGGCTACATCGACGAGGACGACATCCGCGTCCGGGCACGGGGCGGGTCGCGCCCGCGCACCCGCAACCGGCCCAAGCATGAGGACGCCCGCGAGGGCTTCGTGACGACGGTCGACCGCGGCCGCTACCGCTGCCTGGTCGACGGGCGGCCCGTCGTCGCGATGAAGGCGCGCGAGCTGGGGCGCGGCAGCATCGTGGTGGGCGACCGGGTGGCCCTGGTGGGCGACCTCTCCGGCCGCCCCGACACGCTGGCCCGCGTGGTGCGGGTCGAGGAGCGGCGTTCGGTCCTGCGCAGGACCGCCGATGACACCGACCCGGTCGAACGCGTCATCGTCGCCAACGCCGACCAGCTGGTCATCGTCTGCGCGCTGGCCGACCCGCCGCCGCAGCCGCGGTTCATCGACCGGTGCCTGGTGGCCGCCTACGACGCGGGGCTGGAGCCGCTGTTGTGCCTGACCAAGTCCGATCTCTCGGACCCGGACGGGGTGCTGGCGATCTACGCGTCGCTCGACCTGCCCAACGTCGTGACGAGTCTCGACGGCGACCTGGACGACGTGCGCGGCCACCTGGCCGGCCGCACCAGCGTGCTGGTGGGCTCGTCGGGGGTCGGCAAGTCCACTCTGGTCAACCGGTTGCTTCCGGATGCCGCGCGCGCGGTCGGGGACGTCAACCCGGTGACGGGGCGGGGGCGGCACACATCGACGTCGGCGGTGGCGCTTCCGCTCGACGGCGGGTGGATCATCGACACGCCGGGGGTGCGCAGCTTCGGCCTCGCGCACATCAGCCCGGACGACGTGGTGGCGGGTTTCCCCGACCTGGACGAGGCCGTGGTGGAGTGCCCTTCCGGCTGCCCCCACACCGAGGGGACGCCCGACTGCGCCTTGGACACCTGGCTGGTGGAGGGGCGGCTCGACCAGGCCCGCGTCGACTCGCTGCGGCGTCTGCTCAGCAGCCGCGAGGGCGAGGACAACACGGCGCCGTCGGCGTGA
- a CDS encoding TetR family transcriptional regulator, which yields MTTPSERRTPEGGSRPDASGGVRDRLLDSAYTAILAGRWGRLRMADIASGAGVSRQTLYNEFGSKEGLLQAVVVREADGFLDGVMAIFADHRSDPVHAVGEAARWTLASSADNPLLRAIITGDDEMLPVLTTRAEPLHVALGERMRAFMVENWPSLAERSGDIVEVSLRLTLSYVLLPTDPDQAARRVELVVRSLLTPTRESTGSP from the coding sequence ATGACGACCCCCAGCGAGCGCAGGACCCCTGAGGGCGGGAGCAGGCCCGACGCCTCCGGCGGCGTCCGTGACCGCCTCCTCGACTCCGCCTACACGGCGATCCTGGCCGGCCGGTGGGGGCGGCTGCGCATGGCCGACATCGCGAGCGGCGCGGGGGTGTCGCGACAGACCCTCTACAACGAGTTCGGCAGCAAGGAGGGCCTGCTTCAGGCTGTGGTGGTCCGCGAGGCGGACGGCTTCCTGGACGGGGTGATGGCGATCTTCGCCGACCACCGCAGCGACCCGGTGCACGCGGTGGGGGAGGCGGCGCGCTGGACCCTCGCGTCCTCGGCGGATAACCCGCTGCTGCGGGCGATCATCACCGGCGACGACGAGATGCTGCCCGTGCTCACCACGCGCGCCGAACCGCTGCACGTCGCGCTCGGCGAGCGCATGCGCGCCTTCATGGTCGAGAACTGGCCGTCCCTGGCCGAGCGGAGCGGCGACATCGTCGAGGTCTCGCTGCGTCTCACCCTCTCCTACGTCCTCCTGCCGACCGACCCCGACCAGGCCGCACGCCGCGTCGAACTGGTGGTCCGCAGCCTGCTCACCCCCACCCGCGAATCGACCGGTTCCCCCTGA
- a CDS encoding ABC transporter ATP-binding protein gives MEPGAPEGVAEAAPRRAPAHRRTPDGPLLRIRGLRRSFMVSGEPLHVLHDCSMDVERGEVVAIVGQSGSGKSTLLNLLGLLDTADGGEHVFDGVDVTRLREGRRARLRNHGIGFVFQQFHLLERRSALANVGVPMVLGGVPLIRRRAVARELLTSLGLGHRLHSQPHQLSGGEQQRVALARALSLNPALILADEPTGALDAATSEMIMDQLLEQAQHRGAAVIVVTHEPNVAARADRTIHIAEGRTY, from the coding sequence ATGGAGCCCGGGGCCCCCGAGGGGGTGGCGGAGGCGGCACCGCGCCGGGCTCCGGCCCACCGACGCACCCCTGACGGGCCGCTGCTGAGAATCCGCGGGCTGCGCCGCTCGTTCATGGTGTCCGGCGAGCCCCTGCACGTGCTCCACGACTGCTCGATGGACGTGGAGCGCGGTGAGGTGGTGGCGATCGTCGGGCAGTCGGGGTCGGGCAAGTCGACCCTGCTGAACCTCCTGGGCCTGCTGGACACGGCGGACGGCGGCGAGCACGTATTCGACGGCGTCGACGTGACCCGGCTGCGGGAGGGGCGGCGGGCACGGCTGCGCAACCACGGGATCGGGTTCGTGTTCCAGCAGTTCCACCTGTTGGAGCGGCGCAGCGCCCTGGCCAACGTGGGTGTGCCGATGGTGCTGGGCGGCGTGCCGCTCATCCGCCGCCGCGCGGTCGCCAGGGAGCTGCTGACGTCGCTGGGACTGGGGCACCGCCTGCACTCGCAGCCGCACCAGCTCTCCGGCGGTGAACAGCAGCGGGTGGCCCTGGCTCGGGCACTCAGCCTGAACCCCGCGCTCATCCTCGCCGATGAGCCCACGGGCGCCCTCGACGCCGCCACGAGCGAGATGATCATGGACCAGCTGCTGGAGCAGGCGCAGCACCGCGGGGCTGCGGTCATCGTGGTCACCCACGAACCGAATGTGGCCGCGCGGGCCGACCGGACGATCCATATCGCCGAGGGCCGCACATACTGA